In a single window of the Leisingera daeponensis DSM 23529 genome:
- a CDS encoding anti-sigma regulatory factor: MNAPAADPAVLLQRVSCDSDVVAARQLARRLADELEFSRPDQALIATAVSELARNIVNYAKEGEVEICTARAGARTGIKVTARDRGPGLADVELALQDGYSTGNSLGLGLPGTRRIVDEFDICSNPGRGLVVTVIKWR; this comes from the coding sequence ATGAACGCGCCCGCAGCGGATCCCGCTGTGCTGCTGCAGCGGGTCTCCTGTGACAGCGATGTGGTGGCGGCCCGCCAGCTTGCGCGCCGGCTCGCTGACGAGCTGGAGTTCAGCAGGCCGGACCAGGCCCTGATTGCAACTGCCGTATCGGAGCTGGCCCGGAACATCGTGAATTATGCCAAGGAGGGAGAAGTCGAAATCTGCACGGCCAGGGCCGGTGCAAGGACCGGCATAAAGGTTACCGCCCGGGACCGGGGGCCGGGACTGGCCGACGTGGAGCTTGCCTTGCAGGACGGCTACTCCACCGGCAACAGCCTGGGCCTTGGGCTGCCGGGAACGCGGCGCATCGTTGATGAGTTCGATATCTGCTCGAACCCCGGCCGGGGCCTTGTCGTGACGGTGATAAAATGGCGGTAA